A genomic stretch from Shewanella woodyi ATCC 51908 includes:
- a CDS encoding diguanylate cyclase — MSIYVAFIINVVLFSAFPLLLSTLQPVMRRIGFYSYLSVILVIGGVLGSLYSFQLADNIYLSGGNLAYGSFMMSAVMLFIMERKVLIFNYLIKLLVFINLFVFFGFNFILYILENALVINPFNVDAKLFDTSLGVLLLGGALIATEFLILMQIFIKVKDRISNLKQLMMLYSFVFILVICLDGVLFPLIAIGVSPELLPIMISNLSGKLILALSFSVPLFVFYCLYQNKLNRFVDTPMALSTVFFESRVRLTLELDKLERAAKQLIDDNQKLINLSHYDHLTGLANRRKYDDYASALYTRAVELGEPVTLVLGDIDHFKKYNDFYGHQSGDECLQRVAEFWKEILLEEERLTARIGGEEFAVIIANRTAEAILPQLKRDIAGLTALAIPHAASSTASIVTMSIGVASMLPSREGDFELLFETADKALYQAKNSGRNQISTLN; from the coding sequence ATGAGTATTTATGTAGCGTTTATTATCAATGTTGTTCTTTTTTCTGCTTTTCCATTGCTTCTGTCTACTCTGCAACCAGTTATGCGCCGAATTGGTTTCTACTCATACTTGAGTGTCATTTTGGTGATAGGTGGTGTGTTAGGCAGCCTATATTCGTTTCAACTGGCAGATAATATCTACCTGTCTGGGGGGAATTTAGCCTACGGCTCCTTTATGATGTCGGCGGTTATGCTGTTTATCATGGAACGAAAGGTTCTCATCTTTAACTACCTGATAAAACTTCTTGTTTTTATCAACCTATTTGTGTTTTTTGGCTTTAATTTTATCTTGTACATTTTAGAAAACGCCCTCGTTATAAATCCATTTAATGTTGATGCTAAATTATTTGATACCTCGTTAGGTGTTTTACTCCTTGGTGGTGCTTTGATAGCCACTGAGTTTTTAATTTTGATGCAGATCTTTATTAAAGTTAAGGATAGGATCAGTAATCTTAAGCAGCTGATGATGCTCTACTCTTTCGTGTTTATTTTGGTCATATGTCTTGATGGGGTGTTATTTCCCCTTATTGCGATTGGTGTCTCCCCTGAGTTACTGCCGATAATGATAAGTAACCTGAGCGGTAAGCTTATTTTGGCTCTCTCTTTTAGTGTTCCTTTGTTTGTTTTCTACTGCCTATACCAAAATAAACTGAATCGCTTTGTCGATACGCCAATGGCCTTGAGTACGGTCTTTTTTGAATCTCGAGTTAGACTGACTCTCGAGCTCGATAAGCTGGAGAGGGCTGCAAAACAGCTCATTGATGATAATCAGAAACTGATAAACCTCTCCCATTATGATCACTTAACCGGATTGGCGAACAGGCGTAAGTATGATGATTATGCGAGTGCTTTATACACAAGAGCTGTTGAGTTAGGAGAGCCTGTCACCTTAGTACTTGGGGATATTGATCACTTTAAAAAATATAATGACTTTTACGGCCATCAATCAGGTGATGAGTGTTTGCAAAGGGTTGCTGAATTTTGGAAAGAGATACTCCTAGAGGAGGAGCGCTTAACCGCTAGAATCGGAGGTGAAGAGTTTGCTGTCATAATTGCCAACCGAACTGCAGAGGCAATTTTACCTCAATTAAAGCGAGATATTGCAGGTTTAACGGCACTTGCTATTCCCCATGCCGCTTCTTCCACCGCCTCGATTGTCACTATGAGTATAGGTGTCGCAAGCATGCTACCCAGCAGAGAAGGAGATTTTGAGCTGCTGTTCGAAACGGCTGATAAGGCGCTTTATCAAGCTAAAAACTCAGGACGTAACCAGATCTCAACCTTAAACTGA
- a CDS encoding pseudouridine synthase: MSDDATQANSSNKEEHHHFKIFKPYGFLSQFVPETRKRKKLLAELADFPKGTMAIGRLDHDSEGLLLLTTDGMVSHQVRSKKVEKEYYVQLDGDITADAITQLQNGVEIGIKGDKYLTLPCRVFKLASEPNLPANGRKVRDLRHGPMSWISITISEGKNRQIRKMTAAAGFPTLRLVRVRIGNIDINEMQAGDVLPLSFPLD, from the coding sequence ATGTCTGACGATGCCACTCAAGCTAACTCCTCAAATAAAGAGGAGCATCATCACTTCAAAATTTTTAAACCCTACGGTTTTCTCAGTCAATTTGTTCCGGAAACCAGAAAGCGTAAAAAACTCCTCGCAGAGTTAGCTGACTTTCCAAAGGGAACTATGGCTATTGGCAGACTAGATCATGACTCAGAAGGGCTACTCTTACTTACCACCGACGGTATGGTCAGCCATCAGGTGCGAAGTAAAAAAGTTGAGAAAGAGTATTATGTTCAGCTTGATGGCGATATCACCGCTGATGCCATTACTCAGCTTCAAAATGGTGTTGAAATAGGGATCAAAGGAGATAAGTATCTCACTCTACCTTGCAGGGTATTTAAGTTAGCCTCAGAGCCCAATTTGCCTGCAAATGGACGAAAAGTGAGAGATCTTCGCCACGGACCTATGAGCTGGATATCCATCACCATAAGCGAAGGGAAAAACCGACAAATACGCAAGATGACCGCAGCCGCAGGGTTTCCAACCTTAAGGTTAGTCCGAGTTCGCATTGGTAATATCGACATTAATGAGATGCAAGCAGGTGATGTGCTCCCTCTCTCCTTCCCCCTTGACTAA
- a CDS encoding PQQ-dependent sugar dehydrogenase produces MRSLLIPIAILFSNISHSLPLEKITLPPDFKIELYAKGVDNARQMALGDKGTLFVGSRKEGKVYALIDNDGDYKADKVIDIASKLFMPSGIAYHQGDLYVAEVDKIWRYSNIEASLPSVPTPELVYGKLPNKSHHGWKFIAFGPDGKLYIPVGAPCNVCESELPFATILKLDTVTKNSKIVATGVRNSVGFDFHPKTGDLWFTDNGRDMMGDDLPDDELNHVSKEGQFFGFPYIHNDDIHDPKFTSPEKAKHNRKPALKLGAHVAALGMEFYQGKQFPAEYQNNIFIAEHGSWNRSKKVGYRIVRVVLEGDRVVNSEVFASGWLQGEESWGRPVSVLTLPDGSLLVSDDAADAIYRISYEK; encoded by the coding sequence ATGAGATCACTATTAATCCCAATCGCTATCCTCTTTTCCAATATCAGCCATTCGCTCCCTTTAGAGAAGATCACCCTCCCCCCAGATTTTAAGATAGAGCTTTACGCAAAAGGTGTTGATAATGCCCGTCAGATGGCTTTAGGCGATAAAGGCACTCTGTTTGTGGGAAGTCGTAAGGAGGGAAAGGTTTATGCTTTAATAGACAATGATGGGGATTATAAAGCCGATAAGGTTATTGATATCGCAAGTAAGCTCTTTATGCCCTCCGGTATCGCTTATCACCAAGGTGACCTCTATGTGGCAGAAGTCGATAAAATATGGCGCTATTCCAATATAGAGGCCTCACTACCTAGCGTACCGACGCCGGAGCTTGTATATGGTAAGCTTCCTAATAAATCCCACCATGGCTGGAAATTTATCGCATTCGGTCCCGATGGTAAGCTCTATATTCCCGTCGGTGCTCCCTGTAATGTGTGCGAAAGTGAACTCCCTTTTGCCACTATCCTAAAACTAGATACAGTGACAAAAAACAGCAAAATTGTCGCGACAGGTGTCAGAAACAGTGTCGGCTTTGACTTCCATCCTAAAACAGGGGATTTATGGTTTACCGATAATGGCAGAGATATGATGGGAGATGACCTTCCCGATGATGAGCTCAACCATGTGTCGAAAGAGGGACAATTTTTTGGTTTTCCCTATATCCATAATGACGATATTCACGATCCCAAATTTACCTCCCCAGAGAAAGCCAAACACAATCGCAAACCCGCACTAAAGCTAGGTGCCCATGTGGCCGCCTTAGGTATGGAGTTTTACCAAGGAAAACAGTTCCCAGCTGAGTACCAAAACAATATTTTTATCGCCGAACATGGCTCCTGGAATCGAAGTAAAAAGGTAGGTTACCGCATCGTCCGTGTGGTGCTTGAAGGCGACAGAGTCGTTAACTCAGAGGTGTTTGCATCTGGCTGGCTACAGGGAGAGGAGAGTTGGGGGCGCCCCGTCTCTGTGCTCACTTTGCCTGATGGCTCTTTGTTAGTATCAGATGATGCAGCGGATGCTATCTACCGGATTAGCTATGAAAAGTAA
- the lysS gene encoding lysine--tRNA ligase: MTEQVLPDENKLIAERRAKLEHIRANCPANGHPNNFDRKHKAADIQAEFGNNTKEELEGMGIQRSIAGRIMAKRGPFLVIQDVSGRIQAYAGKDVQKDLKATFQGLDIGDIIGVTGQLHLSGKGDLYVNMEEYQLLTKALRPLPEKFHGLTDQETRYRQRYVDLIVNEDSRNAFIMRSKVVSAIRNFMVKKEFMEVETPMMHSIPGGASARPFETHHNALDIAMYLRIAPELYLKRLVVGGFERVFEINRNFRNEGLSPRHNPEFTMMEFYMAYADFNDLMDLTEEMLSSIATELCGSPQLPYGEHTVDFGGPYARLSMLDAIKKYNPDNATIQSMTYEEVKDVEFMRDLAKSLGMTIEKFWTCGQLLEEIFGETAETQLMQPTFITGYPADISPLARRNDDNHFITDRFEFFIGGREVANGFSELNDAEDQDNRFKAQVDAKDAGDDEAMFYDADYITALEHGLPPTAGQGIGIDRLVMLFTNTHTIRDVILFPAMRPQA; this comes from the coding sequence ATGACTGAACAAGTACTACCAGATGAGAACAAGTTAATTGCAGAGCGTCGTGCCAAGCTTGAGCACATTCGCGCTAACTGCCCTGCAAATGGTCACCCAAATAACTTCGATCGTAAACATAAAGCGGCAGATATTCAGGCTGAATTTGGTAACAACACCAAAGAGGAGCTTGAAGGCATGGGGATCCAGCGCAGCATCGCTGGTCGTATCATGGCAAAACGTGGTCCATTTTTGGTGATCCAAGATGTTAGTGGACGTATTCAAGCCTATGCTGGTAAAGATGTTCAAAAAGATCTTAAGGCTACATTCCAGGGCTTAGATATTGGTGACATTATCGGTGTGACGGGTCAACTTCACCTATCTGGTAAAGGCGATCTGTATGTGAACATGGAAGAGTACCAGTTGCTGACTAAAGCACTGCGTCCACTACCTGAGAAGTTCCACGGTTTGACTGACCAGGAGACTCGCTACCGTCAGCGTTATGTTGACTTGATTGTGAATGAAGATTCGCGCAACGCCTTTATTATGCGCTCTAAAGTGGTTTCTGCTATCCGTAACTTTATGGTTAAAAAAGAGTTTATGGAAGTTGAAACCCCTATGATGCACAGCATTCCAGGTGGCGCTTCAGCTCGTCCTTTCGAAACTCACCATAATGCTCTAGATATCGCTATGTATCTGCGTATCGCACCTGAGCTTTACCTGAAGCGTTTGGTTGTAGGTGGTTTTGAGCGTGTGTTCGAGATCAACCGTAACTTCCGTAACGAAGGTCTATCACCGCGTCATAACCCAGAATTCACTATGATGGAATTCTACATGGCTTATGCGGATTTCAATGATCTAATGGATCTGACTGAAGAGATGCTAAGTTCTATCGCCACTGAGCTTTGTGGTTCTCCACAGCTTCCATACGGTGAGCATACTGTTGATTTTGGCGGCCCATACGCGCGTTTGAGCATGTTAGATGCAATCAAGAAGTACAACCCTGATAACGCAACAATTCAGTCTATGACCTATGAAGAGGTTAAAGATGTTGAGTTTATGCGTGATTTGGCTAAGAGCTTAGGCATGACAATCGAGAAGTTCTGGACCTGTGGTCAGTTACTTGAAGAGATCTTCGGTGAAACTGCTGAAACTCAATTGATGCAGCCAACTTTCATTACTGGTTACCCAGCAGATATCTCTCCGCTTGCACGTCGTAATGATGACAATCATTTCATCACAGACCGTTTTGAGTTCTTTATCGGCGGCCGTGAAGTGGCGAATGGTTTCTCTGAGCTTAACGATGCAGAAGATCAAGATAACCGCTTTAAAGCGCAGGTTGATGCGAAAGACGCTGGTGATGATGAAGCTATGTTCTACGATGCAGACTACATTACTGCACTTGAGCACGGACTACCACCAACAGCAGGTCAAGGTATCGGTATCGATCGTCTAGTGATGTTGTTTACTAATACACACACGATCCGTGACGTTATCCTGTTCCCAGCGATGCGCCCACAAGCTTAA
- the nagB gene encoding glucosamine-6-phosphate deaminase, with protein MQIVILKNSAEVAEYGANIFKKQLQSKPDSVLGLATGSTPVSLYQGLIEANKLGDISFKEVTSFNLDEYLGLAGTHPQSYRYFMNEQLFDHIDIDKANTHVPPGDAENPIQACDGYEEQIQAAGGIDIQLLGIGRNGHIGFNEPSSGLMSRTRVKTLTKATIEDNARFFKEDEYQPHLSITMGIGTILDAKKVVLLATGENKADAILATVEGALTASCPASALQLHKNAVLVIDEAAASKLSDRDFYKHIEAENQKLLARLAKS; from the coding sequence ATGCAAATCGTCATCTTAAAAAACAGTGCTGAAGTTGCCGAATATGGCGCGAACATTTTTAAAAAACAGTTGCAGAGCAAACCAGACTCAGTGCTAGGCTTAGCAACGGGGTCGACACCCGTATCTCTTTATCAAGGTTTAATAGAAGCGAATAAGCTTGGTGATATCTCATTTAAGGAGGTCACTAGCTTTAATTTAGATGAATATTTAGGCTTGGCGGGAACGCATCCACAAAGTTATCGCTACTTTATGAATGAGCAGCTTTTCGACCATATCGATATCGATAAAGCCAACACCCATGTCCCCCCTGGAGATGCTGAAAACCCAATCCAAGCTTGTGATGGCTATGAAGAGCAGATCCAAGCTGCTGGTGGTATCGATATTCAACTGCTTGGTATAGGCCGAAATGGTCATATAGGTTTTAATGAGCCGTCATCTGGCTTGATGTCCAGAACACGAGTTAAGACTCTGACTAAAGCGACCATTGAAGACAATGCTCGCTTCTTTAAAGAGGATGAGTACCAGCCACATCTGTCCATTACCATGGGAATAGGCACGATTTTAGATGCTAAGAAAGTGGTTTTATTAGCCACTGGTGAAAATAAAGCGGATGCCATTCTTGCGACAGTTGAAGGGGCGCTTACCGCTTCATGTCCAGCTTCAGCGCTACAACTTCACAAGAATGCAGTGCTTGTGATTGATGAAGCGGCCGCATCTAAACTTTCAGATCGTGATTTCTATAAGCATATTGAAGCTGAAAATCAGAAGTTATTGGCTAGATTAGCTAAAAGTTAA
- a CDS encoding SRPBCC family protein — MLRKILGTIVLLIAIPLIAALFTKQDYEVITSVSIDKPVTEIFDYIKYLKNQDNYSVWAKLDPNMTKSFRGVDANVGFVSAWESANEEVGVGEQEIISIEQGKRIDYELRFISPFEAVSPAFMSCEPITEKTTKVTWGFKGHMDYPMNLMLVFMDFETMIERDLSQGLASLKEIMEK, encoded by the coding sequence ATGCTAAGAAAGATCCTTGGGACTATTGTTTTACTCATTGCAATCCCCTTGATTGCAGCTTTGTTTACTAAGCAAGATTATGAGGTGATAACCTCGGTTAGCATCGATAAGCCAGTGACAGAGATTTTTGATTATATTAAGTACCTTAAAAATCAGGATAACTATAGTGTTTGGGCAAAGTTAGATCCCAATATGACAAAGAGCTTTCGAGGCGTTGATGCCAATGTCGGATTTGTTTCCGCTTGGGAGAGTGCCAATGAGGAGGTTGGCGTCGGTGAGCAGGAGATCATCAGTATTGAGCAGGGCAAGCGAATTGATTATGAGCTACGTTTTATCTCCCCTTTTGAAGCTGTATCACCAGCATTTATGTCCTGTGAGCCTATCACTGAAAAGACGACTAAAGTCACTTGGGGCTTTAAGGGACATATGGATTATCCGATGAACTTGATGTTGGTCTTTATGGATTTTGAAACCATGATAGAGAGAGACCTGTCACAGGGGCTAGCATCGTTAAAAGAGATCATGGAGAAGTAG